TGGTGTCAGGTTGCATCAAATCTATGTCCTGTCAATTCTTTGATTATTGGTGTTGATATTGTACCAATGAAACCAATGCCAAATGTCATTACCTTCCAGAGTGATATTACTACCGAAGATTGTAGATCTAAGTTGAGAGGTTACATGAAAACATGGAAAGCTGATACCGTTTTACATGATGGTGCTCCTAACGTCGGTTTAAGTTGGGCTCAAGATGCCTTCACACAATCTCATTTGACTTTGCAAGCTTTAAAACTAGCTGTCGAGAACTTAGTGGTTGGTGGTACTTTTGTTACTAAGATTTTCAGATCCAAGGATTACAATAAGTTAATTTGGGTTTTCCAACAACTATTCGAGAAAGTCGAAGCCACCAAACCTCCAGCCTCGAGAAATGTTTCGGCAGaaatttttgttgtttgtaAGAATTTCAAAGCTCCAAAGAAACTAGACCCTAGACTCTTGGACCCAAAGGAAgtgtttgaagaattacCAGATGGTCCTCAAAATATGGAAGCTAAGGTTTTCAACccagagaagaaagtgagGAAAAGAGGTGGTTATGAAGAAGGAGATTATCTATTATATCATGAAACTGCCTTGATGGATTTTGTAAAAACGGAAGATCCAATTACAATGCTTGGTGAATTTAACAAATTccttgttgatgaagatgatcaCGAATGGAAGATTGTGAAGAAACTAAAACAGACAACAAAGGAATTTTTGGCTTGTATCGAAGATTTGAAGGTTCTTGGTAAAAAAGATTTCAAGATGATTCTTAAGTGGAGAAAAGCTGCTAGAGAACTTCTTGGACTAGatcaagatgaagaaaaggaagagatCGAGGAGACTCCTTtgacagaagaagaacaaattgaaaaggaaCTACAGAACTTACAAGAGAAGCAAAGGTTAGCAATCAAACGtgagaagagaaagaagaacgaaatgaaacaaaaggaGATCGTTCGTATGCAATTAAATATGATCAACCCAGTTGATATTGGTATTGAAGCCGCTGAATTGGGTAGAGAATCAATTTTCAACTTGAAGTCTGCAGAGAAGACTGGTATCCTTGATAAGTTGGCTAAAGGTAAAAGGAGAATGATTTTCGACAAGGAAGAATTAGCTGAAGATAATGATATTCATATCGATGAAAATGCTCCTTTGGAAGATCGTGATGAACTTGCTGAAGCCGATGAGTTAGAATCCCAACTAGACGGTATGTACAGAAATTACAAAGAAAGGAAGGCCGAAAGAGATGCGAAGTTCAGAGCTAAACAAGCTCGTGAGGCTGGCGAGGCTGATAATTGGGAAGGTTTCAAAGAAACTCCatctgatgaagaattagaagatGGAGAAAAGGATTATGTCaatgacgacgatgattCCGAGCTTTCCGATTCGGATGACGATGAGGCTATCAATCAACTAATTGCAAAGCTAAAAAGCAGGGAGAACGGCAGCAAGCTAAGTTCAAAGGCAAGAGCATTATTCTCAGATTCATTGTTCGAAGGTGTGGAACCAGATCTACCTGGCACCAATGGTGGTGTTGCCGATTCAGAATCCGTAGGTGACATAAAACAATTGacgaagaaaagaaaactaaatCCAACTGaaccacaacaacaagacTCCTCCTCATCCTCTGATGATGATAGCGACTTCGAAATTATCCcaaataatgaagaaaaggaagtTGATTCAGATTACGATTccgaggaagaagaaagaagaacgaacaaagaaaagcattcaaaagaaatagaTATTGCTACAGTTGAAGCAATGACCCTTGCCCATCAGTTAGCTCTAGGTCATAAAACAAAGCATGATTTAGTGGAAGAAGGTTTCAATAGATATTCTTTCCGCGATACTGAGAACCTTCCGGAATGgtttattgaagaagagaagcaaCATTCGAAGATTAACAAGCCAATAACCAAGGAAGCTGCTATTGCCATCAAGGAGAAACTGAAAGCTCTCAATGCTAGACCTATCAAGAAAGTTGCTGAAGCAAAGGCTAGAAAGAAGCATCGCGCTGTTGCTCGTTTAGAAAagctaaagaaaaaggcagGTTTAATCAATGATGACAGTGATAAATCAGAAAAGGACAAGGCTGAAGAGATTTCgaaattgatgaagaaggtaaCTAAGAAGGCTAAGCAAAGACCAAAGGTCACAGTTGTTGTCGCAAGCGGCAAGAACAGGGGTCTCTCCGGAAGACCAAAGGGTATCAAGGGTAAATATAAGATGGTCGACGGTGTCTTAAAGAATGAACAAAGAGCTCTCAAACGTATTGCAAAGAAGCACCataagaagaaatgataTCCTTACTTTTATAATTGCCGCATATAAAAACTTGTATattaaaatcaaaactAGATTTATCAACCTAGTATATAACCTATTTAAACAATCTGCGAATAAGATAGAGAAACGACAATACCACAACGCTCAACGTAATGATATGTATACTTAAATTATTGTCAGAATTCAGTTTTGGTATCGATACTGCTAAAGATGTAGAATTCAAGTGATAAAATTTAGTATCTGGCGTGAAAAAGCTATCATATCTCAAATCGTTTTGGTAAAATGGATTTCCCTTTTCTAAGCCTTGATTTCCGTCACACGCATAAAATACATGTGGTGCAAATGAAGCAACAAAATACTCAGAAGCATCAGCTTCAGGTTTAATATATCTTGAATGCAAAGGAATATCATTCAATTCACCAGGCTTCAACGTAAAAAGGCTGGTAGAGCCATAGCCAGATAATTTGTATTCGGGCAGTTCCAAATCTTGTTCCCCAAACAGAAAAACAGGAGAAGATTGGAATTTATCGACAAAGAGTTGTTTTGGTAGGTTAAGATATGCGTAGTATTCACAGTTGTGAATAGGACGAAATGAAGATAAATCTATTTGAATAACAGGATGCAAATTGATGGGCTCTAAAACGTTTATAGTAACATTGACGTTAGAAGATTTATCTAAATGGATGGGTTTGTAGAATAGCAAAGTTTTTTGGCACTTGTTCAATTTACCTGAACCCATTTCAAAGGTACATCTCAAACCGGACAAACTAATATCAACATCGTCTTGTGTGTCAACGTGGAAGAAGCCAGCTTCCGTCTTTACAATCCCTGACTCAGAGTCATCAACATTCAAATGTTCAGTTTCCGAAAGATTATGATATATATTGACCTCAACAGTATTATCCTTCACATACAAGTCAATATCATGCGATGAAGAGTAGTTGAACAACAAGTTATTAAATGATTTAGGCAAAAATTCGTCCAACACAGAATTGTCAAACTTACCGCTATGGAAAAAGCTTCCCAAAGGAGTATCAATGAACCTAGACCGTATATTATCGTtgttctgcttcttttccaCGAATACATTAAAACCTTGCGCTAATTGCCCTTTCAATGGTGTCACATCTACGCCAGCATTCCTTTTCCACGTGACCCTAAAATGCTGCGAACTCGCTGCAGTCCCGTTAGACCGTTCTATTTGTAACGTCACTCGGTCTTGCACCTCTCCTGAGTGCCCATCTAGTATCAATGTACCATCCTCTCTCAATACCCGTTCAGGTATGTCTTGCCCGTCTTTTGGGAATAGAACCGTaacccttctttttttggctACTACACCTTCGGAATCGAATCCAATTAAGctcattcttttccttgttcGTATGCAAAAAATATCACAATCCCCTTCGTTTCTTCTAGTACAATGTTTGACAACTTTGAACAAACCGAAAAAACACACGCACGCGCACTCAATTCCTACCCGGTAGGCTGCAAATTCCGTCTAATCTCTGGCACAAACCTAATATCAAGTGGCTTTTCAAACTCTCAGATATCACCTGCACGTAATGGTAACCAGACAAAACTAGAAATCTTCGGCCTTCTattttttcgattttcatggaaaagaaaatgctataaaaaattaatcgaaaaaaaattgttaAAAAAACTAAACGTATTATAGAGCAGTTTTATATATTAACGtgaatttttgtttagaAATAAAGCCAATCTAAGCACATTCAAAACTCGCCAGAAGGTCAGTTCTTTACGTACCCTTGATTGTTCGATCGCAATAATCGTAACAGGAACGAGTGTAGAGCTTTCTGCACATTTCTGCACTATTTTCCCGATTTTCGGCTACGTTGGCGCGTATTACACAGACGCAAGGAACGTCTAAGTATTCGTTCATTCTTTAGGTTTTTTCATTACCAGGCTTCATTCCAGCTTTGAGCGCCAACAGGTTTTGAACTGCACAAGAGGGTCCTAAGTGTTAGGATACCTAATTCGCAGCAAGTCAGCGCGCGGTTTGTTTGTTAGTCACTCGTTTacaataatttttttattattcttttttttagcGTTTGCCAGTTCTACGAGATCTCTAGGCTTCAAAGAGAATAGAGCGTGAACAAGGCAAAGTCCAACTAAGAAAGACCTAACCGCACCACTCACTTATCAACTACCAACTATCTACCACACACGGACACTAAGGTCAGCCTTATTTACTTAATTTTGCAAAGTTATTGTCCGCGCCATCCCATATCCCTATAAGGACAAGAACCCCATTACCCGATTGGTGTCTATTACGTGTATCTTCCAGTTCACTTTGTACGTATAACGCAGGGTTTACTAAAAAGGATACTACTTACTGTGTGTGTgctgatttttttttaactcCAGAACTTATACACATATTCCGGAATAGGTTTTCTGGTTTCCTTATCTGCGCGGGACTATATTATACGCAAAGGGTATACGTATTCACACGTAAGCCTTGCAATTTCCTGCCCCAAATTGCcgtgttttgtttttctttttcccttttttgCAAGGATATTAAATTTGAGATTGGAGCTTGGCCCCACCACAACTAGTCAACAAGCGACATATAAGCAACTTGGCTAACAAACGTTTAATTACCAATTCAAGGATAACACTTAAACACAGTAATACACAGAAACGGCGCTCCTCCCATTAGAAGCCACCGATCTTTGTGATAATTTTCCGTTCATTGCCTgagttttcttttatttttcactGCATTTTAGTGGAACTGTTGACTTTTTTTCCTACGGCTAGAACGGTCcgggtttttttttttaccttaattttttctttttggaacATTTGCCTGTATTTTGACCGTTTCGTTAAGGGAGGTGCATCCACCTAACGAATTTGTCGCACTATCATTCCCCTAAAACAGGCTCAAACATACGTGTACAGAGTGACTAGCACTCTTCTCTTTGCACACCATTATTGTTTTGATTTGCgttttttcaaaggaaCTCTCAACTTGATTCGATAACACTCACGAAGAACCTCGGTTGTGATTGATTGTGCTCGTGCTTGTGACTCCACTATTTCAAGTTAATCCGCATCTGATTTGATCCAGTTAAgggatatatatatatcacatCTGCACAACTTCGGGTCGTACACGCATTATTTCTGGTCTTACACTGTTGGTCGAGAAGACGGTATAGGGAGAGAAGTTAACCACATCAAAGGTTATTCTTGCTTCACAGATCTATTACCAATATAATATAGAGCATTTGCTTTTCGTATCCGGAATGCTATCAGTTCCAACTTTCCCGCCGGATCCCACTTCTGGGGTAGCACCTCTGAAGAGTAGGGGTCACAGACATAAGCGGTCGTTCGCTGTGTCAGGCGACTTTGATTTTTTGAGGAAGGATCCGATGATAAAAGGAAGTAACAGCATTAATAATGACCCCCCTTCACGAATAGACTTAAATAACCTTCCGAGTTACTCGAAGCATATGCCGGGAAACGATCCTATAACTATACCGGTATCACTATCGGAAGTGGGAAGTATGCATCACGATGAACTTTCGTTCAATTCAACAGCTAACTCAATGCTTAACAGCCAAACAGCAGCAGATCAGGTATTCACAAGTCCTCGGTTCTTTATTACTGAAGAACCTAAGTTCACCGGCGGATTCAAAGATGTTCCGGATGCTATTATAAATCTAGATGATGCTTTAAAGACGCGACCAAGGTCTTTCAAATCACACAGACGTACGGAATCGGCTCCGGCAGACCTCCAACTCTCCTTTAATCTTGATAGAAAGTTAAGGCTCACGGAAGAGCAAgttgctgaagaagaggaagaaaactACAATACTACCATAATCCAAGTAGAGGATGCAAGCAATTCGTCTTCTGAAAGTTTATCCGGGAAGAACTCCCCTAAACTGGCTCCACCAAGCCATCCTACGCTAATGTCGCCTTTAAGGGCTAGATGTCCTTCGCCAGTGACTTCTAGAGATTCACCAAGTAAGTTATCTGGTTATAACACTTTGaaaatcaacaaacaaaaggaaagatATTACAACTACTATACCAAGCAAATTCCTTCAAACGGGTCCGGATCAAGCACTGTTGGCAACCAGACCTCTTCCATGTCAATATCCTCGGAATCAAGTATTTCAAATAGACAACTGTCAACTCCAAATACTCCGGTATCCATGAACTACggaaattcaagaaaaatcacTCCTAGAACTAAGCCTTTCAAATACGAGACACAGGTGTACGATATTAGACAGGATGCTCAAAATGGGAATATGCCAAGAAGGTCTACTGTAAGCACGATCGAATCTAACGACACCAGTTCTAGTCGGCATCATAACTCTAGTTCACTTTCATCATCTAGTCCATTTCCACCGCTCACACAAGACCTGCTTCTGGGACAACCAGGTGATTCAGTGGATTTATCACATGTGGATGAAATCAATGATGAACATATCACGATTATTCCTCCAAACTCAGCTGAGCGCGAAACTCCCAAACATAAGAGTAGATTAAGATATACCAAACATTCTTCCAGTCGTAGTATGAGTGATCAGACACGAACTCTTCAGGTAAAATCAAATCCTTCATCAGATCTAACTAtcaaggaaagaaaacatggaAAATTCAATATAATATCCTCTTTATTTTCAAGACCAAAACGATGATTGGTCTACATTGACACAACTTTATGATCCTTACCATCCACCTATCCATGTTTGTTGGAAATGCCTGCAGCCTTTTATGTCTTCGTTTGTTAAATATTTTACCCGATATTGCATCTAATGCAAAGTCACCTGTTTCAACTGTAACATTATAAtacttttacttttcttcttttaattctGTATGAATCATTTCAACCATGAATGCAAGGATACAACTGttaatactaatactaatactaatactaataccgatacataatatatatttcataATGCGATAATAAAGATATAACGtcgttttttttatttatgaTAGCAATTCGTCGTGTGCTTCGTCTTCAAATGGAGAGCacgttcaacaaaagatgatTAATGTAAAAATGTAAATCGTatattctttatatatataaatatgaCATACATAGACCAGAATAATCAAATATAATTGTTAAAGGTTAATATTCACAGATTTGAGATATAAATAAGTTGAAGTAGTCCCcaatctttgaagaaaggaaacTTTAGTGCCACACTTTCTTCACTGATCATAGTTAGTGGGCTACCAGGGGGGAATTAAATAAAAGTTTTAGGATTTGGAATATGGTGTTTCATTCTTCTATattttttgtcttttttcatatttatAATCGCTTCTCTTCATCAGAGGGTCATGATTTGTTTGGATTTTATCCACGATAATTTGTTCTCATTTACTTTGTTGGTTTCGAGGCAAATTATTTGGCGACTTCCAAGTTGTCCAATTCCTCCTTTTCCTTGGCGAAAGCTTCAGCTTCCAACAAGTATGGAGTCAAGTATGGGACATCATCTTCAGCCTTCAAGTACTTTTCCTTTGGCAACAAGTGGTGTGTCAAAGCAAGTTGGTGAGCGTTAACGATTCTGTAAATTCTAGCGTAAGATTCATCAGCTGGTAATCTTCTCAAAGCAGTTTGCGCAatgtcattttcttcttcgatcAAGTCATCGAATCTCAAACCCATCTTTCTGTAACCGGACAAGTTGATGAATTGGTGGGCGATTGGAACGACAACCTTAGCTAGGGCTGGAGTTTTTAGAATGTAGTCACCGATCTTGACAATAGAAGTGAATGTTTGTggcatttttcttttggttttatgGAGTGGAGCTGTTGCTTGAACCTAGGAAGAATCAAAGAAACCTAACGTACGATTAAAACTAATCTGTAGAAACTTAACTGAAGCAGTCTTTGAAATAACTTCAAAAGAGTTAGTTGTAATaaatttcaaaagcttCAAGCTTTAAAATTCAGTTTTCTTCCTGAACCAGATTATTCTTCCCTAATGCGTTAaaaccgaaaaaaaaaaacacaacgaaaaacaaaaaaaaatttaccTGGTGCCCTTGGAGTGCGGGCTTTTCTAAAGGAGATTGGTACACCGCATATGTAATACTAAAGTAAGTTATATCATTGGATGTTAGTCACGTGAAAATTGAATAGACGCTTACATAGTTAATAGGCTTATACTTGGCACGCGAAACATATACTCTAAGGGTAGACACTTACTTCggtacatatatgtatgaGTTTAGGTATGTACGTAGTACTGTGTATACGCACCAGTATGCAGCGAGAATTAGTAGTGGTATTCCGTTGGTTTGATGCCTGCAGTACTTGGGAAAGCACATTCCAGCAGCAACTTGTTTAACAATGTTGGGTCTTTGTTAACAGCATCCCACGATTCTTCCCATTTTACTAAGACCAAACCTGCATATCCAGTTGCATTGAACCCAATCCTGGAAGGTTCAGAGGCAAAAGCCTTAGATCTAGGCACTAAACATAGCCATTCCTTGGTCATCAACACGTTGTATGCCGGAATGACAGGCTTACCTGCAGTTTCACGTGTACCTTCCCAGTCTTGGAAGGACGATAGAGTTCTTTGGAGCAATGAGACGAAGGTCATAGCTAGTAACTCTTCGTCTACTGCGGAAGGGTCCTGTGGCAATGGAACCACATAGTGTGCAAAGGAGACCTTTGAATCCTGTAGTGGTTCAGTCTTTGCATTAGGAATGAAGTGTTCCTTGCCACTGCAGATCTTGTCCTGGAATGGGACAAATTTATAAGGCAAAGGCAAGATTTGGAGGTGTTTATGGTCTTGGGATGATCCACTGTCTGGACCACAATTGTAAAATGCTAGATGTCTTAACATttcatcctcatcgtcCAATTGGTCCAATAGTTTATAAGTGGCTAGCAAGTCCTTTGGACTCAAAGGAGATGTCTGTAAAAGATACTCCTTAGTAACTAAAATCAAATGGTTTGGTGTAACTGGGTATTTGTTGAGTACTAGTCTATAATCGTCCAAACAATTGTCCAAGACAGTCAATTCAGGTTCTGGTTTAGCAAATGGATCCTCCTTAACTTTATCCTTAGATTCTTCGCTTTCTGGCTCCCTCTCAGGCTTATGCTGTAACGATGGCGCATATGTCACTTGGTATGTCATTCCAGTCTCCGGATCTTTCACTTTTTTAGAAGATGACTCGGTAAACTTGATATGTCCATCATCAACTGCCTTCTTGTAAGTAGATTCCACAATCTCCCTCAAATTATTAGGTAGCATTTTTCCCAACTTTCTATACTGTAATCGGTTGATATTATCGtcaaaaaacaaacctAAGTTCCAATTGTCACTCAGAAATGTAATTGGTAATTGGCAATTGGCAATAACCAAACTGTTTAACCATTGCCATTCCAATCCAAGTATGCACCTCTATGTATTGTGTGAAAGCAGTCTTTGTCACCTTTATATGTctaccattttttttcgccTCTTGCTAAGAGAAAGAAGTGGAACCAACGAAAGcgaaaaaaacaaacaagaacacCACGTGACATCAAACCATCACCATATGCTACCTAATCATAACGCGCACCACCATAACACAAATAAAAACATCACCTGTGAAACACTTTCAACGCTTCCCACTGATTATGTATTATTAgttatttttcatttccatGGCTAAAGCTGATGTGTGTTCAAACAGAATCCACTACAAACACACTACTGCGAAATGTCCACGGCCAATACTCCGAAATACTTTTCCCTACCCGGCATTAGCATTCATTGTCATTCATCAGATGCCATCCCAAAGTAGATACAGTAGTACTACAATTGCAAATCTGCATTATGTTTTCTCCATCGCATACA
The Kluyveromyces marxianus DMKU3-1042 DNA, complete genome, chromosome 1 DNA segment above includes these coding regions:
- the LRE1 gene encoding uncharacterized protein yields the protein MLSVPTFPPDPTSGVAPLKSRGHRHKRSFAVSGDFDFLRKDPMIKGSNSINNDPPSRIDLNNLPSYSKHMPGNDPITIPVSLSEVGSMHHDELSFNSTANSMLNSQTAADQVFTSPRFFITEEPKFTGGFKDVPDAIINLDDALKTRPRSFKSHRRTESAPADLQLSFNLDRKLRLTEEQVAEEEEENYNTTIIQVEDASNSSSESLSGKNSPKLAPPSHPTLMSPLRARCPSPVTSRDSPSKLSGYNTLKINKQKERYYNYYTKQIPSNGSGSSTVGNQTSSMSISSESSISNRQLSTPNTPVSMNYGNSRKITPRTKPFKYETQVYDIRQDAQNGNMPRRSTVSTIESNDTSSSRHHNSSSLSSSSPFPPLTQDLLLGQPGDSVDLSHVDEINDEHITIIPPNSAERETPKHKSRLRYTKHSSSRSMSDQTRTLQVKSNPSSDLTIKERKHGKFNIISSLFSRPKR
- the SPB1 gene encoding 27S pre-rRNA (guanosine2922-2'-O)-methyltransferase encodes the protein MGKKTQKKNSKGRLDKYYYLAKEKGYRARSSFKIIQINEKYGHFLEKSKVVIDLCAAPGSWCQVASNLCPVNSLIIGVDIVPMKPMPNVITFQSDITTEDCRSKLRGYMKTWKADTVLHDGAPNVGLSWAQDAFTQSHLTLQALKLAVENLVVGGTFVTKIFRSKDYNKLIWVFQQLFEKVEATKPPASRNVSAEIFVVCKNFKAPKKLDPRLLDPKEVFEELPDGPQNMEAKVFNPEKKVRKRGGYEEGDYLLYHETALMDFVKTEDPITMLGEFNKFLVDEDDHEWKIVKKLKQTTKEFLACIEDLKVLGKKDFKMILKWRKAARELLGLDQDEEKEEIEETPLTEEEQIEKELQNLQEKQRLAIKREKRKKNEMKQKEIVRMQLNMINPVDIGIEAAELGRESIFNLKSAEKTGILDKLAKGKRRMIFDKEELAEDNDIHIDENAPLEDRDELAEADELESQLDGMYRNYKERKAERDAKFRAKQAREAGEADNWEGFKETPSDEELEDGEKDYVNDDDDSELSDSDDDEAINQLIAKLKSRENGSKLSSKARALFSDSLFEGVEPDLPGTNGGVADSESVGDIKQLTKKRKLNPTEPQQQDSSSSSDDDSDFEIIPNNEEKEVDSDYDSEEEERRTNKEKHSKEIDIATVEAMTLAHQLALGHKTKHDLVEEGFNRYSFRDTENLPEWFIEEEKQHSKINKPITKEAAIAIKEKLKALNARPIKKVAEAKARKKHRAVARLEKLKKKAGLINDDSDKSEKDKAEEISKLMKKVTKKAKQRPKVTVVVASGKNRGLSGRPKGIKGKYKMVDGVLKNEQRALKRIAKKHHKKK
- the APA2 gene encoding 5',5'''-P-1,P-4-tetraphosphate phosphorylase 2; the encoded protein is MLPNNLREIVESTYKKAVDDGHIKFTESSSKKVKDPETGMTYQVTYAPSLQHKPEREPESEESKDKVKEDPFAKPEPELTVLDNCLDDYRLVLNKYPVTPNHLILVTKEYLLQTSPLSPKDLLATYKLLDQLDDEDEMLRHLAFYNCGPDSGSSQDHKHLQILPLPYKFVPFQDKICSGKEHFIPNAKTEPLQDSKVSFAHYVVPLPQDPSAVDEELLAMTFVSLLQRTLSSFQDWEGTRETAGKPVIPAYNVLMTKEWLCLVPRSKAFASEPSRIGFNATGYAGLVLVKWEESWDAVNKDPTLLNKLLLECAFPSTAGIKPTEYHY
- the QCR7 gene encoding ubiquinol--cytochrome-c reductase subunit 7, translating into MPQTFTSIVKIGDYILKTPALAKVVVPIAHQFINLSGYRKMGLRFDDLIEEENDIAQTALRRLPADESYARIYRIVNAHQLALTHHLLPKEKYLKAEDDVPYLTPYLLEAEAFAKEKEELDNLEVAK
- the PBN1 gene encoding Pbn1p — its product is MSLIGFDSEGVVAKKRRVTVLFPKDGQDIPERVLREDGTLILDGHSGEVQDRVTLQIERSNGTAASSQHFRVTWKRNAGVDVTPLKGQLAQGFNVFVEKKQNNDNIRSRFIDTPLGSFFHSGKFDNSVLDEFLPKSFNNLLFNYSSSHDIDLYVKDNTVEVNIYHNLSETEHLNVDDSESGIVKTEAGFFHVDTQDDVDISLSGLRCTFEMGSGKLNKCQKTLLFYKPIHLDKSSNVNVTINVLEPINLHPVIQIDLSSFRPIHNCEYYAYLNLPKQLFVDKFQSSPVFLFGEQDLELPEYKLSGYGSTSLFTLKPGELNDIPLHSRYIKPEADASEYFVASFAPHVFYACDGNQGLEKGNPFYQNDLRYDSFFTPDTKFYHLNSTSLAVSIPKLNSDNNLSIHIITLSVVVLSFLYLIRRLFK